A region of Streptomyces sp. R44 DNA encodes the following proteins:
- a CDS encoding carbon-nitrogen hydrolase family protein — translation MPALRTALLQSSGELGDVAANLKVLDEAAARAAAAGASVLLAPELFLTGYAIGADIARLAEPSDGPSARAVAAIAVRHGLAVGYGYPERDTERHGVLYNSAQLIGADGASLARYRKTHLFGDFELQWFTPGDRAVVQAELDGLTVGMMICYDVEFPENVRAHALAGTDLLLVPTALMHPAEVVPLSVVPVRAFENQLYIAYANRTGPEGEFEFVGLSTLAGPDGTPRARAGRGEDLVLGDVDPAFLAASREENPYLRDRRPGLYGSLV, via the coding sequence ATGCCCGCGCTGCGCACCGCCCTGCTCCAGAGCTCCGGCGAGCTCGGTGACGTGGCCGCCAACCTCAAGGTCCTCGACGAGGCCGCCGCCCGCGCCGCGGCCGCCGGCGCGAGCGTGCTGCTCGCCCCCGAGCTCTTCCTCACCGGCTACGCCATCGGCGCCGACATCGCGCGCCTGGCCGAGCCGTCCGACGGCCCCTCCGCCCGCGCGGTCGCCGCGATCGCCGTGCGCCACGGCCTGGCCGTCGGCTACGGCTACCCGGAGCGGGACACCGAGCGGCACGGCGTCCTGTACAACTCCGCGCAGCTCATCGGCGCCGACGGCGCCTCCCTCGCGCGGTACCGCAAGACCCACCTCTTCGGGGACTTCGAGCTCCAGTGGTTCACCCCCGGCGACCGGGCCGTCGTCCAGGCGGAGCTCGACGGGCTCACCGTCGGCATGATGATCTGCTACGACGTCGAGTTCCCCGAGAACGTGCGGGCGCACGCGCTGGCCGGTACGGACCTCCTCCTCGTACCGACCGCGCTCATGCACCCCGCCGAGGTCGTGCCCCTGTCCGTGGTGCCGGTCCGCGCCTTCGAGAACCAGCTCTACATCGCGTACGCCAACCGGACCGGCCCCGAGGGCGAATTCGAGTTCGTCGGCCTCTCCACGCTGGCCGGCCCCGACGGCACCCCCCGGGCCCGCGCCGGGCGCGGCGAGGACCTGGTCCTCGGCGACGTCGACCCGGCCTTCCTCGCGGCCTCCCGCGAGGAGAACCCCTACCTCCGCGACCGGCGCCCCGGCCTCTACGGCTCCCTCGTCTGA
- a CDS encoding ROK family transcriptional regulator — protein sequence MAASPSTARAINDRFALRLLQDEGPLTATQLKTLTGLSRPTVADLVERLQGSGLVHVVGEAGAERRGPNAKLYGIVADRAHLAALDVRTRSVSVTVADLLGTRLAEASVPVGDDHGTGPAVEKAVALLERTVKEAGADRLHSVAVGAPGLIDPATGELRDSSGLPAWHRRLVGVLQERLPAHVLVENETNLAAVAELREGAARDREDFVLLWLGQGVGAAVVLDGRLRRGASGGAGEIGFLPVPGTSGLPSATGCDGGFHELACAAAVDALAAAHGLDPADALAAGHGPFLDALARRLAVGAAAVVSVLDPGCVVLAGETGHQGGAALAARVEAELTALSPLRTEVRATALGDAAVLRGALLRARDAAQDELFP from the coding sequence ATGGCCGCATCCCCGAGCACCGCACGAGCCATCAACGACCGGTTCGCCCTGCGACTGCTCCAGGACGAAGGCCCGTTGACGGCCACTCAGCTCAAGACGCTCACCGGACTCTCCCGCCCGACCGTCGCCGACCTCGTCGAGCGGCTCCAGGGCTCGGGTCTCGTCCATGTCGTCGGCGAGGCCGGAGCCGAGCGCCGCGGGCCCAACGCCAAGCTGTACGGGATCGTCGCCGACCGCGCCCACCTCGCCGCCCTCGACGTCCGGACCCGCTCGGTCTCCGTCACCGTCGCCGACCTCCTCGGCACCAGGCTCGCCGAGGCCTCCGTCCCCGTCGGCGACGACCACGGCACGGGGCCGGCCGTCGAGAAGGCGGTCGCGCTCCTGGAGCGCACCGTGAAGGAGGCGGGCGCCGACCGGCTGCACAGCGTCGCCGTCGGCGCCCCCGGGCTCATCGACCCCGCCACCGGCGAGCTGCGCGACTCCTCCGGGCTGCCCGCCTGGCACCGGCGGCTCGTCGGCGTCCTCCAGGAACGGCTGCCCGCCCACGTCCTCGTCGAGAACGAGACCAACCTCGCCGCCGTCGCCGAACTCCGCGAGGGCGCCGCCCGCGACCGCGAGGACTTCGTCCTGCTCTGGCTCGGCCAGGGCGTCGGCGCCGCCGTCGTCCTCGACGGCCGCCTGCGCCGGGGCGCCTCCGGCGGCGCGGGGGAGATCGGCTTCCTGCCGGTCCCGGGCACCTCCGGGCTGCCCTCGGCCACCGGCTGCGACGGCGGCTTCCACGAACTGGCCTGCGCGGCGGCCGTCGACGCCCTCGCCGCCGCCCACGGCCTCGACCCGGCCGACGCGCTCGCGGCGGGCCACGGCCCCTTCCTCGACGCCCTCGCCCGCCGCCTCGCCGTCGGCGCCGCCGCCGTCGTCTCCGTCCTGGACCCCGGCTGCGTGGTCCTCGCCGGGGAGACCGGCCACCAGGGCGGGGCCGCCCTCGCCGCGCGCGTGGAGGCCGAACTCACGGCCCTCTCGCCCCTGCGCACGGAGGTCCGCGCCACCGCCCTCGGCGACGCGGCGGTCCTCCGCGGCGCCCTGCTCCGGGCGCGCGACGCGGCCCAGGACGAGCTGTTCCCCTAG
- a CDS encoding GDSL-type esterase/lipase family protein: MHWLDPAPFLRGTAWLDEGRPVRADPDDLERLPWDIAERAALPIGVRIEFTATPGTRAVELRYRAAVPAPDDPLRALRHCFAVWQGTRLVGETCAVPAPEAVVRLPLPSHGGAFTVHLPEGQAPVPLGLRALGGTLSPAPARPRWLVHGDSITEGWWATRPAHSWPATAGRLLGLDTVNLGYAGGARGELPLAEHLARLPGDLITLAFGTNCWSRVPATADWLYATVRAFVGLVRRGHPDAPLLIVSPVLRPEAEHTRNALGATLTELRRAMERAARDLSAEGDRHLLLLPGRPLLGPEHLADGLHPNDGGHARLAHAVTQALRDALKPR, encoded by the coding sequence GTGCACTGGCTCGACCCGGCACCGTTCCTGCGCGGCACGGCCTGGCTGGACGAGGGCCGGCCCGTACGCGCCGACCCCGACGACCTCGAACGGCTGCCGTGGGACATCGCCGAGCGGGCGGCGCTGCCCATCGGGGTACGGATCGAGTTCACGGCCACGCCCGGTACGCGCGCGGTGGAGCTGCGCTACCGGGCGGCCGTCCCGGCGCCGGACGACCCGCTGCGGGCGCTGCGGCACTGCTTCGCGGTCTGGCAGGGCACGCGGCTCGTCGGCGAGACGTGCGCCGTCCCGGCGCCGGAGGCCGTCGTGAGGCTCCCCCTGCCCTCGCACGGCGGCGCCTTCACCGTCCACCTCCCGGAGGGCCAGGCGCCCGTGCCGCTCGGCCTGCGGGCCCTCGGGGGCACCCTCTCCCCCGCCCCGGCGCGGCCCCGCTGGCTCGTCCACGGCGACTCGATCACCGAGGGCTGGTGGGCGACCCGCCCGGCCCACTCCTGGCCGGCCACGGCGGGGCGGCTCCTGGGCCTTGACACGGTGAATCTGGGGTACGCGGGCGGGGCGAGGGGCGAGCTGCCGCTGGCGGAGCACCTGGCCCGGTTGCCGGGCGATCTGATCACCCTGGCCTTCGGCACGAACTGCTGGTCCCGGGTGCCGGCCACGGCGGACTGGCTCTACGCGACGGTCCGCGCCTTCGTGGGCCTGGTCCGCCGGGGCCATCCGGACGCGCCGCTCCTGATCGTCTCGCCGGTCCTGCGCCCGGAGGCGGAGCACACGCGCAACGCCCTGGGGGCGACCCTGACGGAACTGCGCCGGGCGATGGAACGCGCGGCCCGGGACCTCTCCGCGGAGGGCGACCGCCACCTCCTGCTCCTCCCGGGGCGCCCACTCCTGGGCCCGGAACACCTGGCGGACGGGCTGCACCCGAACGACGGGGGGCATGCGCGGCTGGCGCACGCGGTGACGCAGGCGCTACGGGACGCACTGAAGCCCCGGTGA
- a CDS encoding Lrp/AsnC family transcriptional regulator, with the protein MRLNDLDERIVHALAEDARRSYADIGSLVGLSAPAVKRRVDRLRAEGAITGFTVRVDPAALGWETEGFVEIYCRHNTSPDDIRRGLERYPEVVSASTVTGDADAVVQVFASDMRHFERVLERIAGEPFVERTKSVLVLSPLLRRFSSGSPA; encoded by the coding sequence GTGCGACTCAACGACCTCGACGAACGCATCGTCCACGCCCTCGCGGAAGACGCCCGCCGCAGCTACGCCGACATCGGCTCGCTCGTGGGACTCTCCGCCCCCGCCGTGAAGCGGCGCGTGGACCGGCTCCGGGCCGAGGGCGCCATCACCGGATTCACCGTACGGGTGGACCCGGCGGCGCTCGGCTGGGAGACCGAGGGCTTCGTCGAGATCTACTGCCGCCACAACACCTCGCCGGACGACATCCGGCGAGGTCTGGAGCGGTACCCCGAGGTGGTGTCCGCGTCCACCGTCACCGGTGACGCGGACGCCGTCGTCCAGGTCTTCGCCTCGGACATGCGCCACTTCGAGCGCGTCCTGGAGCGCATCGCCGGCGAGCCCTTCGTGGAGCGCACCAAGTCCGTCCTGGTGCTCTCGCCGCTCCTGCGGCGCTTCTCCTCGGGCTCGCCCGCGTAG
- a CDS encoding MFS transporter, which produces MAAETVTSTDRLRRARFAVAAVFCVHGSVTGSFATRIPWIQEHAGVSAGQLGLALAFPALGASLAMPLAGAVSHRFGARTALRGLLALWTLALTLPSLAPNVWGLCGALFVYGATAGMSDVAMNALGVETEDRLGKSIMSSLHGMWSVGALLGSAAGTVAAHLGGDARLHHLVAALVLTALGLVFCQGVLDVRSTPEEEPPPRFSLPPKSALIIGAIGFCGVFAEGASLDWSAVYLRDELGSSAGLAAASTTAFALTMAVARLVGDRVVDRFGAVRTVRVGGAVATLGGVLVVLAPHAAVAMAGFGLIGLGIAVVVPLAFAAAGRSGPNPSQAIAGVATITYTSGLIAPSAIGGIADATSLVFSFGLVTLLALGLVLGAGVLRTGGREAASSAPAPAKSAGPVG; this is translated from the coding sequence ATGGCGGCGGAGACCGTCACCAGCACCGATCGCCTCCGGCGGGCGCGCTTCGCCGTCGCCGCCGTCTTCTGCGTGCACGGCTCGGTCACCGGAAGCTTCGCGACCCGGATCCCCTGGATCCAGGAGCACGCGGGCGTCAGCGCCGGTCAGCTCGGGCTCGCCCTCGCCTTCCCCGCGCTCGGCGCCTCCCTCGCGATGCCGCTCGCCGGCGCCGTGTCCCACCGCTTCGGCGCCCGCACGGCGCTGCGCGGCCTGCTCGCCCTGTGGACGCTCGCCCTCACGCTGCCCTCGCTCGCCCCGAACGTCTGGGGGCTGTGCGGCGCGCTCTTCGTGTACGGGGCGACCGCGGGCATGTCCGACGTGGCGATGAACGCCCTGGGCGTCGAGACCGAGGACCGGCTCGGCAAGTCCATCATGTCGAGCCTGCACGGCATGTGGAGCGTAGGTGCCCTGCTCGGCTCCGCCGCCGGCACGGTCGCCGCCCACCTCGGCGGCGACGCCCGGCTGCACCACCTGGTCGCGGCCCTCGTGCTGACCGCGCTCGGCCTGGTCTTCTGCCAGGGCGTGCTCGACGTCCGCAGCACCCCGGAGGAGGAGCCGCCGCCGCGCTTCTCGCTGCCGCCGAAGTCGGCGCTGATCATCGGCGCCATCGGTTTCTGCGGGGTGTTCGCGGAGGGCGCCAGCCTCGACTGGTCGGCCGTCTACCTCCGGGACGAGCTGGGCAGCTCGGCGGGGCTGGCGGCCGCCTCCACGACCGCCTTCGCGCTGACGATGGCGGTGGCGCGGCTGGTCGGCGACCGGGTGGTGGACCGCTTCGGCGCGGTGCGTACGGTACGGGTCGGGGGTGCCGTCGCCACCCTCGGCGGGGTCCTGGTGGTCCTCGCCCCGCACGCCGCCGTCGCGATGGCCGGTTTCGGTCTGATCGGGCTCGGGATCGCGGTCGTCGTCCCGCTGGCCTTCGCCGCGGCCGGGCGCAGCGGCCCGAACCCGAGTCAGGCCATCGCGGGCGTCGCCACCATCACGTACACCTCGGGTCTGATCGCCCCCTCGGCGATCGGCGGCATCGCCGACGCGACCTCGCTCGTCTTCTCCTTCGGCCTGGTCACCCTGCTCGCCCTGGGTCTCGTGCTCGGCGCGGGCGTGCTCAGGACCGGCGGCCGGGAGGCGGCTTCGTCGGCGCCCGCGCCCGCGAAGAGCGCCGGCCCGGTGGGATAG
- a CDS encoding amino acid permease — translation MLDQGAAPPVVDTTTPKTSALGALVRRKPVERLVEEGGKGEGGSLRRTLSMWQLTMISIGATLGTGIFVVLGDAVPKAGPAVTIAFVIAGVTALFSALSYAELAGSIPVAGSSYSYAYATMGELVAWVCGWCLVLEYGVSVAAVAVGWGEYLNELLDGTIGVTIPDVLSSAPGEGGVINLPGLIVVLLAMVFLLGGAKESAVVNTIMVVVKIVALVLFCAIGFMGFKSGNYKDFMPLGMTGVGAAGASLFFSYIGFDAASTAGEEAKNPKRDLPRAIMLSLLIVTVLYVLVAAVAVGAWDWKAFEGSEATLAAIMNDVTGQTFWGTMLAAGAVISIASVVLTVLYGQTRILFAMSRDGLVPKAFGKVSGKTGTPRVNTVIVSLFCGLLASVIPLGKLVDATSIGTLFAFGLVNIAVIVLRYTRPDMPRTFKVALGPVFPILGFLLCAYNMFNLDAVTWAVFGCWMAAGLVFYFLYGIRRSRLASEQK, via the coding sequence GTGCTGGATCAAGGCGCAGCCCCGCCGGTCGTCGACACGACCACCCCGAAGACCTCCGCTCTCGGCGCACTGGTGCGACGCAAGCCGGTGGAACGCCTGGTCGAAGAGGGTGGCAAGGGTGAGGGCGGCAGCCTCCGCCGCACGCTCTCGATGTGGCAGCTGACCATGATCAGCATCGGTGCCACGCTCGGCACCGGCATCTTCGTCGTCCTCGGCGACGCCGTCCCGAAGGCCGGCCCCGCCGTCACGATCGCCTTCGTCATCGCCGGTGTCACGGCGCTGTTCTCGGCCCTCTCGTACGCCGAGCTGGCCGGCTCCATACCGGTCGCCGGGTCCTCCTACTCGTACGCGTACGCAACGATGGGTGAACTCGTCGCCTGGGTCTGCGGCTGGTGCCTGGTCCTGGAGTACGGCGTGTCCGTCGCCGCCGTGGCGGTCGGCTGGGGCGAGTACCTCAACGAACTGCTCGACGGGACGATCGGCGTCACCATCCCCGACGTGCTCTCCTCGGCCCCGGGCGAGGGCGGCGTCATCAACCTGCCCGGTCTGATCGTCGTGCTGCTCGCGATGGTGTTCCTGCTCGGCGGCGCCAAGGAGTCGGCCGTCGTCAACACGATCATGGTCGTCGTGAAGATCGTCGCCCTCGTGCTGTTCTGCGCGATCGGCTTCATGGGCTTCAAGTCCGGCAACTACAAGGACTTCATGCCGCTCGGCATGACCGGCGTCGGCGCCGCCGGAGCCAGCCTCTTCTTCTCCTACATCGGTTTCGACGCCGCCTCCACGGCCGGCGAGGAGGCGAAGAACCCCAAGCGTGACCTGCCCCGCGCGATCATGCTCTCGCTGCTCATCGTCACCGTCCTGTACGTCCTCGTCGCCGCCGTCGCGGTCGGGGCCTGGGACTGGAAGGCCTTCGAGGGCTCCGAGGCCACGCTCGCGGCGATCATGAACGACGTCACCGGGCAGACCTTCTGGGGCACCATGCTCGCCGCCGGCGCCGTCATCTCCATCGCCAGCGTCGTCCTCACCGTGCTCTACGGCCAGACCCGCATCCTGTTCGCGATGTCCCGCGACGGTCTCGTCCCGAAGGCCTTCGGCAAGGTCAGCGGCAAGACCGGCACCCCGCGCGTCAACACGGTCATCGTCTCGCTCTTCTGCGGCCTGCTCGCCTCGGTCATCCCGCTGGGCAAGCTCGTCGACGCCACCAGCATCGGCACGCTCTTCGCCTTCGGCCTGGTCAACATCGCGGTCATCGTGCTCCGCTACACGCGCCCCGACATGCCGCGCACCTTCAAGGTGGCGCTCGGACCGGTCTTCCCGATCCTCGGCTTCCTCCTCTGCGCGTACAACATGTTCAACCTCGACGCCGTCACCTGGGCGGTCTTCGGTTGCTGGATGGCCGCCGGGCTCGTGTTCTACTTCCTGTACGGCATTCGCCGCTCCCGACTGGCATCCGAACAGAAGTGA
- a CDS encoding flavin monoamine oxidase family protein, which translates to MTSTVPTTAVPHSDGQPPITMFGPDFPYAYDDFLAHPAGLGQIPATEHGTEVAVIGGGLSGIIAAYELMKMGLKPVVYEADEIGGRLRTVGFEGTGTEGLTAEMGAMRFPPSSTALQHYIDLVGLETKPFPNPLAESTPSTVVDLKGESHYATTVDDLPQVYRDVMNAWNACLDEGADFSDMNQAMRERDVPRIREIWSKLVEKLDNQTFYGFLCESEAFKSFRHREIFGQVGFGTGGWDTDFPNSILEILRVVYTEADDHHRGIVGGSQQLPLRLWEREPEKIVHWAQGTSLSSLHGGTPKPAVTRLNRTAGNRITVTDASGDIRTYQAAIFTAQSWMLLSKIACDDSLFPIDHWTAIERTHYMESSKLFVPVDRPFWLDKDEETGRDVMSMTLTDRMTRGTYLLDEGPDKPAVICLSYTWCDDSLKWLPLSANERMEVMLKSLGEIYPKVDIRKHIIGNPVTVSWENEPFFMGAFKANLPGHYRYQRRLFTHFMQDRLPEDKRGIFLAGDDISWTAGWAEGAVQTALNAVWGVMHHFGGATDGTNPGPGDVYDEIAPVELPED; encoded by the coding sequence ATGACGTCCACGGTGCCCACGACCGCCGTCCCGCACAGCGACGGCCAGCCGCCGATCACCATGTTCGGTCCGGACTTCCCCTACGCCTACGACGACTTCCTGGCCCACCCGGCCGGGCTCGGCCAGATACCGGCCACCGAGCACGGCACCGAGGTCGCGGTCATCGGCGGCGGGCTCTCCGGCATCATCGCCGCCTACGAGCTCATGAAGATGGGCCTCAAGCCCGTCGTCTACGAGGCCGACGAGATCGGCGGCCGGCTGCGCACGGTCGGCTTCGAGGGCACCGGCACCGAGGGCCTCACCGCCGAGATGGGCGCCATGCGCTTCCCGCCCTCCTCGACCGCGCTCCAGCACTACATCGACCTGGTCGGCCTGGAGACCAAGCCCTTCCCGAACCCGCTCGCCGAGTCGACCCCGTCGACCGTCGTCGACCTCAAGGGCGAGTCGCACTACGCCACCACCGTCGACGACCTCCCGCAGGTCTACCGCGACGTGATGAACGCGTGGAACGCCTGCCTGGACGAGGGCGCCGACTTCTCCGACATGAACCAGGCCATGCGCGAGCGCGACGTCCCGCGCATCCGCGAGATCTGGTCGAAGCTCGTCGAGAAGCTCGACAACCAGACCTTCTACGGCTTCCTCTGCGAGTCCGAGGCCTTCAAGTCCTTCCGGCACCGCGAGATCTTCGGCCAGGTCGGCTTCGGCACCGGCGGCTGGGACACCGACTTCCCCAACTCCATCCTGGAGATCCTCCGCGTCGTCTACACCGAGGCCGACGACCACCACCGCGGCATCGTGGGCGGCTCGCAGCAGCTGCCGCTGCGCCTGTGGGAGCGCGAGCCGGAGAAGATCGTCCACTGGGCGCAGGGCACCTCGCTCAGCTCCCTGCACGGGGGCACCCCGAAGCCGGCCGTGACCCGGCTTAACAGGACCGCGGGCAACCGGATCACGGTCACCGACGCCTCCGGCGACATCCGCACGTACCAGGCGGCGATCTTCACCGCCCAGTCCTGGATGCTGCTCTCCAAGATCGCCTGTGACGACTCGCTCTTCCCGATCGACCACTGGACGGCGATCGAGCGCACCCACTACATGGAGTCCTCCAAGCTCTTCGTCCCGGTCGACCGGCCGTTCTGGCTGGACAAGGATGAGGAGACCGGCCGGGACGTCATGTCGATGACGCTGACCGACCGCATGACCCGCGGCACCTATCTCCTGGACGAGGGCCCGGACAAGCCGGCCGTCATCTGCCTCTCGTACACCTGGTGCGACGACAGCCTGAAGTGGCTGCCGCTCTCGGCGAACGAGCGCATGGAGGTCATGCTGAAGTCGCTCGGCGAGATCTACCCGAAGGTCGACATCCGGAAGCACATCATCGGCAACCCGGTGACGGTCTCCTGGGAGAACGAGCCCTTCTTCATGGGCGCCTTCAAGGCGAACCTGCCGGGTCACTACCGCTACCAGCGCCGCCTGTTCACGCACTTCATGCAGGACCGGCTGCCCGAGGACAAGCGGGGCATCTTCCTCGCCGGCGACGACATCTCCTGGACGGCCGGCTGGGCCGAGGGCGCGGTGCAGACGGCGCTCAACGCGGTCTGGGGCGTGATGCACCACTTCGGCGGCGCGACCGACGGCACCAACCCGGGCCCGGGCGACGTGTACGACGAGATCGCCCCGGTCGAGCTGCCGGAGGACTGA
- a CDS encoding uracil-xanthine permease family protein — translation MNLGVRWTLHGDGRTPAPGAVVRPDERLSWPRTVGLGAQHVVAMFGASFVAPVLMGLDPNLAIMMSGVATAIFLLATRGTVPSYLGCSLSFVGVAAAIRASGGTSATVTGAVLVVGAVLFLAGLAVRKFGARIIHAAMPPIVTGAVVMLIGFNLAPVTASTYWPQDQWTALLVMLFTGLAVVCLRGFWSRIAIFLGLVFGYAISWIFDLVFGKIHSMSPGGQVTDHWRLDLSGVSKADWIGLPTLHGPSFEWSAILVALPVVIALIAENAGHVKAVGEMTGDNLDDQLGTAIAADGAASMLSTAVGGPPNTTYSENIGVMAATRVYSTAAYWAAAGFALLFGLCPKFGAIVAAIPGGVLGGITVILYGMIGLLGAQIWINAKVDLRNPLNLVPAAAGIIIGVGGVKLTFTDTFELGGIALGTIVVITGYHVLRAFAPAHLKAQEPLLDAGTSSYETHPDGVSKN, via the coding sequence ATGAACCTCGGCGTGCGCTGGACCCTGCACGGCGACGGGAGAACACCCGCTCCGGGAGCGGTCGTCCGCCCGGACGAGCGGCTCTCCTGGCCCCGTACGGTCGGCCTCGGGGCCCAGCACGTCGTCGCGATGTTCGGCGCGTCCTTCGTCGCCCCGGTCCTCATGGGTCTTGACCCGAACCTCGCGATCATGATGTCCGGTGTCGCGACGGCGATCTTCCTGCTCGCGACCCGTGGCACCGTCCCGTCCTACCTGGGCTGCTCGCTCTCCTTCGTCGGCGTCGCCGCCGCCATCCGGGCCTCCGGTGGCACGAGCGCCACCGTGACCGGCGCGGTCCTCGTCGTCGGCGCGGTGCTCTTCCTGGCCGGTCTCGCCGTCCGGAAGTTCGGCGCCCGGATCATCCACGCGGCGATGCCGCCGATCGTGACCGGCGCCGTCGTCATGCTGATCGGCTTCAACCTGGCGCCGGTCACCGCCTCGACGTACTGGCCGCAGGACCAGTGGACGGCCCTGCTGGTGATGCTGTTCACCGGTCTGGCCGTGGTCTGTCTGCGCGGCTTCTGGTCTCGGATCGCGATCTTCCTGGGCCTGGTCTTCGGCTACGCCATCTCGTGGATCTTCGACCTCGTCTTCGGAAAGATCCACTCGATGTCCCCGGGCGGCCAGGTCACCGACCACTGGCGGCTCGACCTCTCCGGCGTCTCCAAGGCCGACTGGATCGGCCTGCCGACCCTCCACGGCCCGAGCTTCGAGTGGTCCGCGATCCTCGTCGCGCTGCCCGTCGTCATCGCCCTGATCGCCGAGAACGCCGGACACGTCAAGGCCGTCGGCGAGATGACCGGCGACAACCTCGACGACCAGCTCGGCACCGCGATCGCCGCCGACGGCGCCGCCTCGATGCTGTCGACCGCCGTGGGCGGCCCGCCGAACACCACGTACTCCGAGAACATCGGCGTCATGGCCGCCACCCGCGTCTACTCGACCGCCGCCTACTGGGCCGCCGCAGGCTTCGCGCTGCTCTTCGGCCTCTGCCCCAAGTTCGGCGCGATCGTCGCCGCGATCCCCGGCGGTGTCCTCGGCGGCATCACCGTGATCCTGTACGGCATGATCGGCCTGCTCGGCGCCCAGATCTGGATCAACGCCAAGGTCGACCTGCGCAATCCGCTCAACCTGGTCCCGGCCGCCGCCGGCATCATCATCGGCGTCGGCGGCGTGAAGCTGACCTTCACCGACACCTTCGAGCTGGGCGGCATCGCCCTCGGCACGATCGTCGTCATCACCGGCTACCACGTGCTGCGGGCCTTCGCCCCGGCCCACCTCAAGGCGCAGGAACCCCTCCTGGACGCCGGCACCAGCTCGTACGAGACGCACCCGGACGGCGTGTCGAAGAACTGA
- a CDS encoding DUF5995 family protein — protein sequence MAQTQWTEERIGPFVAVDPVVDRMRALRSAWHPADGVAVFNRVYLTVTEEIGHAIDAGTFADRRAAATLDVRFAERYLAAVDAATTGRPAPACWRPLFHYRRHPGVRPLQFALAGINAHIGHDLALAVVDACRLLECAPAALEDEFDRVGDILVLLEERIREELMPGPDLLEVADPLTHLLGCWSLDRARDGAWLAARSLWQLRRLPDLAEEFTERLDRSVGLVGRMLLTPLTRP from the coding sequence ATGGCGCAGACCCAGTGGACCGAAGAACGGATCGGCCCGTTCGTCGCGGTCGACCCCGTGGTGGACCGGATGCGGGCGCTCCGCTCGGCCTGGCATCCGGCCGACGGGGTCGCCGTCTTCAACCGGGTGTACCTCACGGTCACCGAGGAGATCGGCCACGCCATCGACGCGGGCACCTTCGCCGACCGGCGGGCCGCCGCCACCCTCGACGTACGGTTCGCCGAGCGCTATCTCGCCGCGGTCGACGCCGCCACCACCGGCCGCCCCGCGCCCGCCTGCTGGCGGCCCCTGTTCCACTACCGCCGCCATCCCGGCGTACGGCCGCTGCAGTTCGCGCTCGCCGGGATCAACGCCCACATCGGCCACGACCTGGCGCTCGCGGTGGTGGACGCCTGCCGGCTCCTGGAGTGTGCGCCGGCGGCCCTGGAGGACGAGTTCGACCGGGTCGGCGACATCCTCGTCCTCCTGGAGGAGCGCATCCGGGAGGAACTGATGCCGGGCCCGGACCTCCTGGAGGTCGCGGACCCGCTGACACATCTGCTCGGCTGCTGGAGCCTGGACCGGGCCCGCGACGGGGCCTGGCTCGCCGCCCGCTCGCTGTGGCAGCTGCGGCGGCTGCCCGACCTGGCCGAGGAGTTCACCGAACGCCTCGACCGGTCGGTGGGCCTGGTGGGGCGGATGCTGCTCACGCCCCTCACCAGGCCCTGA
- a CDS encoding Repetin, with product MNRRTKTLAVAAAILLTLGAGGIAVASGGDGGHGHATVREAAALTGTAKLYRPAGDDITFSFDAHLAAKDTMDPQAATGTFRFSHYKDGKGGYAVAKVDCLTTGGKVAVVTGVVTETDVDAFRNKRVGISVHDDGKHDRLGYSWVGRDTNLEVPPCLSSAPFEKVQAGSGDFKVLPWQVEYPTE from the coding sequence ATGAACCGTCGTACGAAGACCCTCGCCGTCGCCGCCGCGATCCTGCTCACGCTGGGGGCCGGGGGTATCGCCGTCGCCTCGGGAGGGGACGGCGGGCACGGGCACGCCACGGTCCGGGAGGCCGCCGCGCTGACCGGGACGGCCAAGCTGTACCGCCCGGCCGGCGACGACATCACGTTCAGCTTCGACGCGCATCTGGCGGCGAAGGACACCATGGATCCCCAGGCGGCGACCGGCACCTTCCGGTTCAGCCACTACAAGGACGGGAAGGGCGGCTACGCGGTGGCGAAGGTCGACTGCCTCACCACGGGCGGCAAGGTGGCCGTGGTGACGGGCGTGGTGACCGAGACCGACGTGGACGCCTTCAGGAACAAGCGCGTCGGGATCTCGGTCCACGACGACGGGAAGCACGACCGGCTGGGGTACAGCTGGGTCGGGCGTGACACGAACCTGGAGGTCCCGCCGTGCCTGAGCTCCGCGCCCTTCGAGAAGGTGCAGGCCGGCAGCGGCGACTTCAAGGTGCTGCCCTGGCAGGTCGAGTACCCGACCGAGTGA
- a CDS encoding DUF6193 family natural product biosynthesis protein, with protein MNPRRRSHTALAAAGPTAPRPPVRGAARSLSRSDSGSSSPRAATDNGRIEVPKPEIPEIPEIVDPATEAFALVVSSLPEGCGPAVLGDANEVRRRQDG; from the coding sequence CTGAACCCCCGGCGGCGGTCACACACGGCCCTTGCCGCCGCCGGGCCCACCGCGCCGCGCCCCCCTGTCCGGGGCGCGGCGCGTTCGCTTTCGCGTTCGGATTCGGGTTCGAGTTCACCAAGAGCGGCTACGGACAACGGGAGAATCGAAGTGCCCAAGCCCGAGATCCCTGAGATCCCCGAGATCGTCGACCCCGCGACGGAGGCCTTCGCCCTGGTGGTGAGCAGTCTCCCGGAAGGATGCGGGCCGGCCGTGCTCGGGGACGCGAACGAGGTCCGGCGCCGGCAGGACGGCTGA